In Paraburkholderia terrae, the DNA window GCCGACCAGGCCGAGCGCGAATGCGCTGTGGGTGAGGGCGTAGATGTGCCATCCCATTGCAACGGCGAGCATCTGGAACGACAGCGACGACAGCACGCGCGTACACCAGAAACGCTGGAACGGCGTCTGTCGAGGCAGGCTGATTTCGGCTTCGCGGTCGGCGTCGCCGACGAGTTTGTCGAAGGCGTCAGGGGCGGTGGTCGGGCTGACCTGTTCGCTGGTGTCGGCGGGAGGTGTTTTCATCGATAGATGGATCGTCGTCCCATATAACGGGCGCGATTTCCGTCGTGCATGCGGGCCTGCGCTCAGGCACCGCATTTGCACGCGCATTGGCGGAAATAGCTCAACGGAACCGCGTGTTCTGTCGAGACTTCGTTCGGGCCGCCAGTGTAGAGCAAGTCAGCCGCGCTTGCCGCGTCGCACCCGAACCTGTCCGGCATCACCCGTTACGAGGCATTACGGTGACTTTGCGCTGCACCTTTTCAAACGACCTATATGAACCCTTGAACCATGGATGATCTGCTCGCCCGTATGTTCCACCTGCAACCGTCGCTGCTCGTGACGCTCACGCATGACCTGATGCATGCGGGCATGGCGATTCTGATCCTGATTGCCGGTTGGTGGCTGTCCAACCGGCTCGGCGCGCTGCTGTCGAAGGCGATGTCGCGCACCCACGCGGACCCGACGCTCGCGCCGATGATCAACGCGATCGGCACATGGACCGTGCGCGTGCTGGTGCTGTTCGCGGCGCTCAGCGAAGTCGGCGTCGCAACGGCGAGCGTGCTGGCCGTGCTCGGCGCAGCCGGACTCGCAATCGGACTTGCGCTGCAAGGGACGCTGCAGAATATTGCAGCCGGCATTATGTTGCTGATGCTGCGGCCATTCCGGGCCGGCGACGTGATCGAAGGCACGGGCGCGACGGCGGGCATCGTGCGCGAAGTGGGGCTGTTCACGACGCGCATCGAACGCAGTGACGGTAATGCCGTTTTCGTGCCGAACAGCCAGATCTGGAGCAATCCTGTGATCAACTACAGCAGCGGCGGCACGCAGCGCGTCGAGGTGAAAGTGGACATTGCGCAGCGCAAGGACGTCGCCTGCGCGATTGAGGCGCTGAGGAAGATGATTACCAGCGATCCGCGTGTGCTGGGCGGCGCGACGCTCGCGCCTGTCGTGACGGCAGCGGATCACCAGCGCGGGGGCGGCGCGGTGGTGCGTCTCGCCGTCTGGGTCAGCGGCTCGGACGCTCAACTCGCCGCCGATGATATGCGCGATCGTGCGCGGACCGTGCTGGAAGAGGCGGGCTGCAAGACGGCGGACGCTTCGCGAGCGCAGCCTGGCCGTGTGCGTCAGTCGGAAACGCCTTACGCCTGATTGATACCCCTTCGGCAGGCGCCGTTTGACTGACATCGAGTGGGCGCGCCTGACCATTTTCTCCTGCGCGAATCGGCGCACGGCACGCACCGCTTCATCGCCAGATTTGCCCGTTTTCTGAGCCTTTCCCCCGAGACATGGCCTCTTTCCAAGCGAGGCGGGACGCACGCGAGGGTGCAATTCCGCACCGCCATGTTGCAAAGCCGCAATTCGACCTAGGTACAAACCCTAGTATTGAGATAAAATGGCGCTCTAAAGGAAGAGATTGCCATGTCGCCCCGTTTTCAGATCTTTGAAAAAATTGCCTTTTCGCTGGTCGTGATGTCCGCCGTGCTGTGCTCCGGCTATATCGCGTGGGAAACGTCGCCCGGTTTCCAGGACGCCGTGCATGCGAGCGCCGCCGCCGTGCGCTGGAGCGGCGACTACTCGTTCATCTGCGCGTCGACGGCGACCAACGCCTGCGATCAGTTGCCCATCGACTGACTCCTCGACGCCGAACGGCATAGGAAGCTGGCGCGTCTCTCGGCGCAGGCCAGCGAGCAGCGTCGCGTAATTTTCACCCCTTCCGTCCGTCTTTTTTTCAACGCGCCTGCCGGTCATCCGGCCTGAGCCGCGTCCCGTCTCGAACATGCATCTGGAATGCCGCTTGCTTTCAATTGAGCGGTTGGGCTTCGTCTGTCGCCACGACACGCGGCCCGTTCCATCGAAAACCGTCGTCGCAGCCCGTCGAGCATCATGATCCGGACTGCACGGTGTAGAACAATTCCGATGCATTCAGGAGCCGCGCCATGACGCCCGCCACCCGCTATGAAATGCAGATCCTGCAAACGGACATGCGCATGCTGATCGCCGTCGACGACACTGCAATCGAGTTCATTCCCGGCACGGCCGCAGGCGGCGACATTGCGGGCAAGCCGTACGCCGTGCTGCACACGGATTCGCTTGCGACGCTGAGCGGCTGGCGCGAGGTGATGCAGGCAGGCGGGCGCCCGCATCGGCTCGTCAATAACGCCTATGGCTATCGTCAGGAAGTCAACAATCCCGACTGGTAAAGCCACCGTCCCGACGCGCGCCTTCGCGGCCACGCGGCGCGGTGCGCTTCGACGCCTCCTCAACCGCTGAACGCGGCGCATGCTGACGATCCTGCTCACTGCCGTCGTCACGCTCGTCGTGGTGCTCGCGATCGCCAATCTGTCGACGGGCGAGAAGAAGATCGAGCACAAGATCGAGCGCCGGTACGGCAGCGACGATCCCCAGTTCATCCGTTCGATGGGTCTGCTGCTGGGGCCGCCCGTCATATCCGGCAACCGCTTCGACGTGCTCCTCAACGGCGACGAGATTTTTCCGTCGATGCTTGAGGGCATTGCGAGCGCGCAGAAAACCATCACGTTCGAAACGTTCATCTACTGGTCCGGCGCGATCGGCGAGCAGATCGCCGGCGCGTTGTCGGAAAAGGCGCGCGCAGGCGTTGCGGTACATGTTCTGCTCGACTGGGTTGGATCGCAGAAGATGGATCGGCACTATCTGCAGATGCTCAAAGATGCAGGCGCTGAAGTGATTCAGTACCACAAGCCGCACTGGACCGGGCTTGGCCGCATGAACGACCGCACGCACCGCAAGCTGCTGGTGATCGACGGACGCATCGGCTTCACGGGCGGCGTTGGCATCGCGCAGGAATGGACGGGACATGCACAGGACGACATGCACTGGCGCGATTCGCATTTTCGCGTGACGGGCCCTGTGGTCGGACATATGCAGGCCGTCTTCATGGATAACTGGATCAAGGCGACCGGCAATGTATTGCATGGGCCCGACTATTTTCCTGAAGCGGAAGAAGCGGGCGATGGCCTCGCGCACATGTTCAGCAGTTCACCGTCGGGCGGCAGCGACGACATGCAGTTGATGTATCTGATGGCGATCACGGCGGCGACGGATTCGATCCATCTCGCGAGCGCCTATTTCGTGCCCGACAAACTGACGATCAACGCGATCGTCGAAGCGGCGAAGCGGGGTGTCGATGTGCGGATACTCACGCCCGGCAAGCACATCGACACGCATACCGTGCGCGAGGCGTCGCGCGCATGCTGGGGACCGCTGCTCGAAGCGGGCGTGCAGATGTTCGAGTATCAACCTACGATGTTCCACGTCAAGCTGCTCGTCGTCGACGACTACCTGGTGTCGGTCGGCTCGACCAATTTCGATTCGCGCTCGTTCAAGCTGAACGACGAAGCCAACCTCAACATCTACGACGAGGCGTTCGCGCGCCTTCAGACGCAGATCTTCGCCGACGATCTCGCGAAGTCCAAACGCGTGACGCTCGACGACTGGAACAGGCGGCCATGGACCAGGAAACTCGTCGATCGCGCGGTCGCGCTGCTCGATTCTCAACTTTGACGTGCAAACCAAGGCGCGTGACGCCCGTGCGATCCGCGCGTGGCGGCACACGCATGCATAGGCGGCGCGCGCTCGGGTGGATCGCCTGCGGGCGGCTCCTGGCTGGGCGGTGCGCGGTCCGGTTCGCGCCCGGGGATAGGCGGTGAGTGCGGGTCCGGGGCGGGATCGTCGTCGGGCGGCGGCGCCGGATCGGGTTCGACCTCGGGTGGCATCGGCGTATGCAGCCGTTTGCCGATGCGACACGGTGAAATAGAAAACACACGAAACGCGATCGGGTTCATCGTGAGGATCTCTCGCATGCAGTTCGATACACCGATGAATTCCGCAATGCATGTGCCATCCATCCACGCATCACGATGCATGCGTCGTAGAACCACCGCATGCACGATAGTTGGACGCGCACGATAGTGCATCGCGCTAGAACCGCTCGATCATTCCGATCTGCACGCCACGAACGGGCGCCCCCGGATAAGCGACGGGGATGCCCGTCACGTTCACGCCGCGCAGCGTGAACGTGGCCTGTCCGCGATTTTCGAGGTCGGCGGCGCTGAGATATAGCAACAGCGCCTTCGACACCTGATAGTCGAAGGCGATGCTGAACTGATCGGCGTCGTTGTCGCCGCCGCTGCGGTCGCGCGCGTGCGCGTAGCCGACGGATGCACTCGCCTGCGGCGTGATCTGCCATAGGGCGGATACCGAGAGGCCGTCATCGTGATAGCGCGGCGTCCCGCCGTCACCGTTGAAGTACGCGATGAAGCCCGTGAGCGAGCCCCATTGGTACGACGCGCCCGCGAAGTTCGCGCGCAAGGCGCCGTCGCCATGTGTCTGCTGGTGCGCGTAGAGCAGCTTCATGCCGCCGAGTGCCCATTCAGCCGTCACGTAGTAGCCGCCAATGCCGTTGCCGTCGTCGCCGGGATCACGCAGCGCAACCATGCCCGTCGCGCTGAAGCCGCCGATGGTCGGCGACAGATAGGCGAACGCGTTGTCGGTGTAGGGCGTGATCTTCGACAGGTTGTTCAGGCCGGATGCGATCGTGCCGGCGCCGAACGCGTCGAGTTGCCCCTTGAACGGAATGTAGAGGGGCGAATACTGCCGGCCGGCGCGCAACTCGCCCCACGCGCCGTGCGCGCCGATCCACGCCTGCCGGTTGAAGATGCTGCCCGGCACCGAGAACGCGCCGCCTGCCGAATCGAAACCGTTCTCCAGCGTGAAGACGAGGCTGTTGCCATCGCCAAGCGGCTCGCTGCCGTGCAGGCCGAAGCGCGTGCCGCGATACGCGCCCGAGTCCATGCGCGCGACATAGCCGCTGCCGGGATTGGTCACTTCGATGCTGGTATCGATCAACCCGTAGAGCGTGACGGAGCCTTGCGCACGGGATGGCGACGCAATGACGAGCAGACAGGCGAGGGCGAGCAGGCGGCACACGGCAACGAGCGCTACGAGGCGTCGCCGCGAAGGGGAGCATGGATCAGGAAACGGCAGCCGGCTGGACGTGACGGACGTTGGCATCTCTCGGGCGATTGTTATGGCGTCGCGAGGGCGCAACGCCATCGACGACACTGCCGCATGCAGATACCAGCGAATACTAACCGAACATCACCAGCGCAAGGCGCACTACATGTTCGTGTAAGAACTGCACCAGCCGCCGCCCGCCACCTGCTTCGTTCCGAACAGCGTGCAACCGCCCCATGCATCCGTTGGATTGCCCTGGAACAGCGAGCAGTTGGCGCAGGTCTGCCCGGCCTGGTAGGTTGGAAAGCGCGCCTTGTCGACTTTCGCTGCGGCGATTACGTAGCCGACCGCTTGCGCAGCGGGATCGCTCTCGCTCAGTTTGTCGTCGGCGCGCGCGTCGCGGCTCGCGGCGAGCGCTGCACACAGGCCGGCCGCGGAGCCGAGGCCCGCGACGATGAACTCACGCCGGGTTGTTGTCATGATCGGTCTCTGGTGGGCGAGGCGGTGAGGCAGACGTGAAGGATGGCATCGGCCGCCGCTGATTGATGGCGGCAAACACGGCCATCAGCAGCACGAATGCGAGCACGAGCAGGCTCGCGTTGAGCAGCGCGCGTTCGTAGCCAAGCTCGCTGACGTTGATGAACGGATAAGGATAGAAGTCCGACTGCGCGCCGCGCAACAGGGTCAGCGCGAGATAGCCGAGCGGGAACACTAGCCATCCCAGCAGATGGCGCAGCGTCAGGTGAAAGCGCGGCACGAACAGCAGCCAGTAGAGCGCGGCGAGCATCGGCACGACGGTGTGCAGGGTTTCGTTGAGCAGCATGCGCCAGCCCGACGGCGTCCACAGATGGCGTAGCAGCAGGTTGTAGGCAACGCCGACGAACACGATATAGCAGGTCACGGCCGTCACGACCGTGGGTTGCCGGAAAAAGCGCACGAGCGGCGGGCTGCGACGCGGGAAGCAGGCGACGCAGGTGAAGCACAGCGCGCAGGTGAAAATGGTCAGATTGGTCAGATAGCTGGTGAGCCGCTCGATGCCGTCGATCACGCCGAAGCCGCGCGACAGCATGCGATGCACGGTGATGTCCGTCTGCGCGGCAAACGCGAGCCACGAAATCAGTGCGATCGACATGGCGAGCGCGACGGATGCAACGCTCGGCGCGTGCAGCGGCAACTCGGGCTCGATGATGCCGGTCGGTGGCGTATCTCGGCGCACAGCGGGGGACACAGGCTTCTTCATGCGTCGATTCTATACGCGTGAAGCGACGCGTGCAGGCGCTGCGCGGGTCGAAGCGCAGCCGGGCTATCAGCCGAATCAGCCAAAAAAAAAGGAGCCGGTCCGCAGATTGCCGCGGCCGGCCCGTTACATCGTCCCATCACGGTCCGTCAGGGACGCAGGAACTCAATGCACGACATCAGTGACCGTGGCCATCATGGTCATGATCGTGATCGTCGTCATCGCGGCCGCAGACGTTGTCATGATCGTGATCGCGGCCGTTCTTCGACACGCCCGGCAGGCGCTGCGCGACATAGTCGGGCAGATCCGACGTGTCGATCGCGAACACGAAGAACTGGTTCGGATTCGCGATACCCGACGGATGGTTCGTGTCGGTGACGGTCCCGATGAAGTCGTTGTCGTTCGCGACGTAGAGCGTGTGCTTCTTCACGCCGCGCACCGTCACGTCCGGACCGAACGCAATGCCTTCGATCTTCGCGGGAATGTCGTTCGCGTTATAGCCGTGGGCCGTCAGCGCCGCGACGATATCGAGGAACAGCGTCTTCTTTACCGCAAACGGCGCGAGGCCGCTCGCGCCGCTTGCCTGGCTCACGTCCGCTGCGCCCGTCAGGTCGATGCGGTTGAGTTGCTTGAACACAGCCGTCGAGTTGTCGCCGAGACCCTTGCCGTCGCGCTCGTCGACGAGCAGTTCGTGATCGTTGATCGCAAGCACGTCGCTGATGGTCGGGTACTTCGGCTTGGACGCCGTACCGATGTTCGTCAGCTGATACGCGTATTGCGTCGTGCGGCCCGTGCGGATGTCGATCTTCACGATGCGCGTGTATGGGGCGTCCGTGCCGCCGTCCTGGATCAGCGGGCTTTGCATCGCGCCGAACAGCGTGGTGCCGTCGGGCGAGATCGCGAGACCTTCCATGCCCTTGTTCGCGACGCGGCCCGACGTGTTGATGCTGATCTCGTCGTTGCCGACGGGCGAGAGCGTCGACACGGCGAACGTATCGGGCAGCTTGTACGTTGCAATGCGGCGGCCGCTCTTGCGGTCGAAGCGATAGACGTAGGGGCCGTATTCGTCGGAGATGAACACGCTGTCGCCGTCGTTCGCGATGCGGATGCTTTCGGGATCGAAGCGGCCGTCGAGCGGATACGTCGACAGATGCGTCGGATCGAAGTTGTCCGAGCGGCCCGTGAAGTAGTTCGTGTGGTTGTCGCGGTTGAGCTTCGGCGCGCCGTTCGGCACCCCATACGCGGCGCCCGTGCCATAGACGAGGCGATCGGACGTGTGCAGCAGCGTCGTGTCGACGAGCTTCGGCGTCAGCGTGAACGGCAGCGACGCACCTTTCGGCGCGTCTTCCAGGCGCAGACGAATCGTCTGGAAGCGGTTGATGTACGACGCGGTGTCGTCGATCGCCGCGTTGTACGAGATCGCGTTCGGGCCGCGATCGGGCACGGCGAGGAACGTATGGCAACCCGCGTAGCCGATACCCGAGCCGAGACCGCCGAGCAGATTGCCGGGCGCACCGTTTTCGAGCTTGCCCGACGTCTCTTTCGATTTGTCGAGCAGATTGCCGTCGAGCTTGCCGATGGCGATCAGATCGACGGACGCGTGAGCGGCGGGAGCAGCGGCGAGCGCCGCAAGCGAGGCGATGGCACCGATCATGGTGCGGGTGAAGAGCGATGAGCGCAGCACAGGAATGTCCCTTGGAGGATCAATGCGATGAAGGCGGCGCCGGGCGCGTACGGCAAAAGAAAGCAGTCTGGCGACCGGACGCAAGGTTTCTTACTTTTTATTTCCGGGGACCGATACTGCGTGACATGTATGTCCGAATTGTGACGGCGCGCCGGCGTGGGGCGCGCTGTGTGCGCAAGCGCACATTCGCATGAGCAAGCGTCATCGACGAAAGCGCACTCAGACGCGCGCCGCATGAACGGGCACGGTGCAGCGCAAGCTATGGTCAGCGCCGCTCGCTGATTTCCGGCGCGATGGCTGCATGATTCAGCAGCGCGACGAGCGTCATGCCGCCCACCACGTTGCCCGCGAGCGTCGGCATCAGGAAGCGGCCGAAATAATCGGCGAATGATGCGTCGCCCGCCAGCACCGCATACGCGACTTCCGTCGATCCCGCGATGATGTGCGACAGCTTCGCCACCGCGACCACCCACGTGATCAGCACGACGGTCAGCAGCCGCGCGGAGCGTGCGCTCGGCAGCAGCCACACCATCAGCGCGATCAGCCATCCGCCCAGCACGGCGCGTATGAAGGTCGGAAAGGTATTGGCGGGACCAACGGCGGAGCGCGCCGTCTCGTCGAGCGCATCGACGACGTCCGCTTCGAATACGCCGGGCAAACGCAGCATCGCGGCAAAAGCCCACGAACTGAGCAGATTGCAGAACAGCACGACGATCCACAGGCGCAGCGCCTTCACCAAGCAGTCGAGATCGCGCCGCGTCAGCACGGGCAGCACGACAGTCAGCGTGCTTTCGCTGAAGAGTTGCTGACGCCCCATGATGACGAGCACGAAGCCCGTCGTGTAGCCGAAGCTCGACACGAGATGCCGCCATGACGTATCGGGCAGGCCGGCCTGGAGAACGGCTGTCGTGAGAAACGAAAATCCCATTGAAAGCCCCGCTGCCAGCGACGACCACACAAGCGCCATGACCGTGCGTTCCAGCGCGGCTTCGCCTTCTTCGCGCACGATCTCGTGCAGCATCAACGCGTGCGGCGCCGTGTGTTGCGCGGCCTGGTCCTGCTCGTCCGCGTCCAGGTGCGGTGACTCCGCGCCGGCTTTTTCCGGGTGGTCGGGCGGCGTGGCACGATCGGTCGTGTCAGGATGTCGTTCGTGCTGGATGGTGTCTTTCGTCATGGCCGCTCGCTCGTACGCTGTATGCGCGCATCCATCGCAGTCGCAAAAACGGTGCCCGAAAAGCGCGGACATGTTCGCGCTTTTTGTCGGACCAGCCTCGTTTCGAGCGGCGAGGAGCGCCGTGCTACGATGAACGCGACCATCATCTGCAACCGTCTGCAAGCGAGACCCAACGCGACATGGCAACCCTTTACGCGAAGCTTGGCGTGTCTCAAGACGCCACCTCGGAAGAGATCAAACGGGCGTACCGGAAGGCCGCGATGAAGTGGCATCCGGACCGCAACGCCGGACAGGAAGAGGTCGCACGCGCGGCCTTCCAGGAGATCAAGGACGCGTACGCGATCCTCTCCGACGACAGTCAGCGCAAGGTCTACGACGCCGTCTACGCGCAGGAGATGCGCCAGTATGAGGCGCTCGAAAGGCGTCAGCGCGAAGTCGAGGCAGCGCGGGCGCGCAAGGCCAAGGCTGAGGCCGAGGCGAAGTACACGCAGATGGTCGGCGTGGCCATGCGCTATGCCGACGAAGGCCATAACCGCGACGTGCTGTTCGGCGTGCTGCTCGGACGCGATTGCGACGCCGACGTGGCGCAACGCATTGCCGATAGCGTGTGGGCCTTGCAGCAGTCGCGGCACGCAGCGCAGGCAGGTGAGTCCGCCGATACGGCTGATGCCGATCGCGCGGACCCCGTCGCTAAGGCTGCGTCATCACGCGAACCTGTTGCGGAAGACGCGCCTTCGCAACCTCAGCCCGCAGCAACGAAACACGACAAGCCTGCGCAGGAACCACGCAGCGCGGGTCTGTTCGATTCGCTGTGGCAGGGCTTTTTCGGCATACGCTCATAGCGCGCCGCGATTTTCGCTTCACACCGCGTGCCATTCAAAATGGCGCGCTCGACTTACGCATGGACATGCTTCGATGAAAGACGCTTTTGAACGACGCGCGTTGCTGCTGCATCTCGGCGACGCGCTGCAAACCCTCTCCACGGCGCTCGCCGCCGATGCAAAACATCACACTGTGCATCATCTGTTGAACGCCCATGCGGAACTGGCTGGGCACGCATGGCTCGCGGCCGTCTCGCCGAAGATGAAGGCGTCGGAGTTTGCGAAACGCGCAAGCGCATCGTTTGCGGAATGGCCCGCGCTGCTGCTTGAAGAGCAGGTGGACTACACGCGCCTCGCACTCGCAGTCCACGACCATCTGTTCGCGGACGATCGCACTGGCTGGCGCACGTACGTCGACGCGATGAAGCGCGAGGTCGAATGGTTCGGCGATGCGCTGCCTTTCGCGGAAGAGCCCGTACAGGCAGCCGAAGCGGCGCCGTCACCCGATGAAACCGACACGCGCGCAAATGATGCCGACGTCGAACGCGCCGACGAGGGCAGCGATCCGCAACGTGACAGCGTCGAGAGCAACGGAGGTTTGTATCCCGCATGGCCGTGGAAGCCAGTCGTGTGATGTAGCAGGAACGACATCGCCTCGCGACAGCCGGTTCGATTCCGGCCATAGCGAGGCGATAGAAGATCACGCGTTCAATGACACAACGCGCGATCAGACACTACGATCAGTAACCCCAGCGTTCGCGTTGACGCTCGTGCCACTCATGCTCACGCCACGCTTCGTGACGGCGCCATTCGCGTTCACGCCACTGATGCTCGCGCCATTCGCGACGCTCGCGCCAGTCGTCGCCGTAGCCGTAGCCCACGGCAACGGGGGCGGGCGCAGCGTACACCGGCTGGGCGGGCACGATCACACCCGGCACGCCGAGTCCGACGGCGACGTCGACATGCGCCGAAGCAGCTGCCGAAGCCGCCAGCATCGCCACGCCAATAGCTGCACCAAGCATCATCTTCTTCATTTTTTGCTCCCTGCGCATGGATGCGCGTCACTGAATTCGGCTTCAGTCTAGGGGCGCGTGTCGGACACAGGTGCTACAGCCGTGCGAGAAAAGTAACGCAGGGTAACAGCGTTCAGGCCGCGCTCAAGCCGCGCACAGTCTCGGCACGCGATGAAACTGGCGGTCGAAGTAGATGAGACTGTCGCCGTCGGCGCACACGCGAATCTGCGTGGCCTCGACGAACATCACCGAATGCGAGCCCACTTCCTTCAGATCGACGATCGTTCCTTGCAGGCTCGCGAGCGCGTCGCGCAGTACCGGCACGCCGTGCGGGCCTTCGTCCCAGATCGGCAGACTGAAGCGCGCTTCCATCGGCAGTTGCGTGAGCCCGGCGAAGTGCCGCGCGAGCAGTTCGTGATGACCCGGCAGCACGTTGATGCAGACATTGCGATTGCGTTCGAACACGGCATGCATCGCGCTCGAACGGTTCATGCAGACGAGCAGCGTGGGCGGCGCATCCGTCACGGAGCAGACCGCACTCGCCGTGATGCCGCAGCGCCCGGACTCGCCGGATGTCGTGATGATGTTGACGGCCGCGCCCAGATGCGCCATTGCCTGGCGGAACTGCTTGCGCGCGTCGTCGGGGTCGAGCATGGTCGGGCGTTGCATATCGGACATGTGAGTGGCTCCCTGCACGGTGGTCGCTATGAATCGATCGCTGAATCGACCGCTCGCCCGCGATTGGTTGCGCGCGCGACGATCCCATGCATCAAGCGTACGGCATGCGTCGCATGAAAAAAATCCGCGCGAGTGGCACGCATGTTGGCACGCTTCCCGACCCGTCTAAAGGTTTTACCAGGTTGCATTCGACTCGCATCTGCGCATCGCGCGTTGGCCTGTGCTGTCACGCGATCAGGCCTGCAATAAAGGCTTTGCACGCGAATTTGGGCTGGTTATGATGAGCTTTCTCAAAATTAAACAGCGAACGCGTGGAGACAGCCGGACAACATCCGGCGCGCGTTGCAGACAGGTTCAAGACATGAGTCCAGCCAGCAAGATCCCGCCAATTCAATCGCCCGCGCCCGTCGTGTATATCGTCGACGACGACAATGGCATGCGCACATCGCTGGCGTGGCTGCTGGAGTCGGTCGGCGTGAAGTCGGAGGGTTTTGCGAACGCCGCGGATTTCCTGCGGGCCTTCGACGCAAACGTCCCCGCGTGTCTCGTGCTCGACGTGCGGATGCCGGAGACGAGCGGCTTCGACGTACAGGCTGAACTCAACGCGCGCGGCGCGACCTTGCCGATCATTTTCGTCAGCGGGCACGGCGATATTCCGATGTCCGTGCGTGCGTTGCAGAACGGCGCGATCGATTTCGTCGAAAAGCCGTACAACTCGCAGCAGATGCTCGAGCGCATCCAGCGCGCGATGAAACTCGCGGCGCAACGGCATGCGGCGGATCAGAAGCTTCGCGATCTGCGTCAACGGATCGAGTCGTTGACAGCGCGAGAAAAGGAAGTGCTGCGCGGCGTGCTGGACGGAAAGGGCAGCAAGCGCATTGCGTCGGATCTGTCGATCAGCGTGAAAACGGTCTACGTGCATCGCGCGAGCATCAAGGACAAGCTCGGGGCCACGTCTATCGCGACGCTGGTGCGCGATGTGATGGCAGTGTGGAGTCCGGGCGAGGGCGGGCGAGAATGATATCGAACAGCACGGCTTGAGTGAAACGTGCCGTGCCTTTTGCTCGTTGTTCTATCGCATGTAAAGCCCGCCATTAACATCCCAGCACGCGCCGTTAGCGAAGTACGCATCGCCCGATGCGAGCAGCACGGCGACCTGCGCGACATAATCCGCCGAACCGAGACGCCCGCCGGGGATGCTCGCAATGACCTTGTCGAGTTTGTCGGCGGGCACGCTTTCGTGAACGATGGGCAGATCGAGCGGTCCAGGCGAGATCGCATTGACGGTCACGCCGTGCGCGGCGAGATCGCGCGCGAACACCTTGGTCAACGTGATCGCGCCGCCTTTTGCCGCGGCATAATGCGCGCCCGTCGCGGAGCCGCCATTCTGGCCCGCCAGTGACGCGATATTGACGATGCGTCCCGCGCCGCGATCGGCGAAATACTGGCCGAACACCTGGCAGCCAAACAGCACGCTGCGCAGATTGATGTCGATTACCTGATTGAACTCGTCGGCGCTGATCTCCATCACAGGCACGACCTTCGACGCACCCGCGTTGTTCACGAGCACATCGACGCGACCCCAACGCGCGATCAACGCATCGCGTGCGGCTTCGAAGTCCTGCTTGCGTGTGACATCGAGTGCGATCGCGCACGCGGTTTCGTGATGCGCGCTCAGTTCAGTAGCTAGCGCATTCGCGGCATCGAATGCGATATCGGCCAGCGCGACCTTGTAACCCGCGCTGTGAAAATGCTTCGCGACGATGGCGCCCAACCCGCGCGCCGCACCCGTCACGATGACGACTCTGTTCGACATGAGTAACAATTCCTTCGCTGCGTGCGTCCAACTGAACGCACGCCGTTGATCTCAAGAGGCGGCAAGCGCCGCTTCGAAGTGCGCGGCGACGGCGCACACCTGTTCGTCCGCGCCTTTACGCCCGACGATCTGCAA includes these proteins:
- a CDS encoding formate/nitrite transporter family protein gives rise to the protein MTKDTIQHERHPDTTDRATPPDHPEKAGAESPHLDADEQDQAAQHTAPHALMLHEIVREEGEAALERTVMALVWSSLAAGLSMGFSFLTTAVLQAGLPDTSWRHLVSSFGYTTGFVLVIMGRQQLFSESTLTVVLPVLTRRDLDCLVKALRLWIVVLFCNLLSSWAFAAMLRLPGVFEADVVDALDETARSAVGPANTFPTFIRAVLGGWLIALMVWLLPSARSARLLTVVLITWVVAVAKLSHIIAGSTEVAYAVLAGDASFADYFGRFLMPTLAGNVVGGMTLVALLNHAAIAPEISERR
- a CDS encoding J domain-containing protein, with amino-acid sequence MATLYAKLGVSQDATSEEIKRAYRKAAMKWHPDRNAGQEEVARAAFQEIKDAYAILSDDSQRKVYDAVYAQEMRQYEALERRQREVEAARARKAKAEAEAKYTQMVGVAMRYADEGHNRDVLFGVLLGRDCDADVAQRIADSVWALQQSRHAAQAGESADTADADRADPVAKAASSREPVAEDAPSQPQPAATKHDKPAQEPRSAGLFDSLWQGFFGIRS
- the hpaC gene encoding 4-hydroxyphenylacetate 3-monooxygenase, reductase component, which encodes MSDMQRPTMLDPDDARKQFRQAMAHLGAAVNIITTSGESGRCGITASAVCSVTDAPPTLLVCMNRSSAMHAVFERNRNVCINVLPGHHELLARHFAGLTQLPMEARFSLPIWDEGPHGVPVLRDALASLQGTIVDLKEVGSHSVMFVEATQIRVCADGDSLIYFDRQFHRVPRLCAA
- a CDS encoding response regulator transcription factor, translated to MQSPAPVVYIVDDDNGMRTSLAWLLESVGVKSEGFANAADFLRAFDANVPACLVLDVRMPETSGFDVQAELNARGATLPIIFVSGHGDIPMSVRALQNGAIDFVEKPYNSQQMLERIQRAMKLAAQRHAADQKLRDLRQRIESLTAREKEVLRGVLDGKGSKRIASDLSISVKTVYVHRASIKDKLGATSIATLVRDVMAVWSPGEGGRE
- a CDS encoding SDR family NAD(P)-dependent oxidoreductase, whose translation is MSNRVVIVTGAARGLGAIVAKHFHSAGYKVALADIAFDAANALATELSAHHETACAIALDVTRKQDFEAARDALIARWGRVDVLVNNAGASKVVPVMEISADEFNQVIDINLRSVLFGCQVFGQYFADRGAGRIVNIASLAGQNGGSATGAHYAAAKGGAITLTKVFARDLAAHGVTVNAISPGPLDLPIVHESVPADKLDKVIASIPGGRLGSADYVAQVAVLLASGDAYFANGACWDVNGGLYMR